A stretch of the Notamacropus eugenii isolate mMacEug1 chromosome 2, mMacEug1.pri_v2, whole genome shotgun sequence genome encodes the following:
- the LOC140525539 gene encoding histone H3-like, which produces MARTKQTARKSTGGKAPRKQLATKAARKSAPATGGVKKPHRYRPGTVALREIRRYQKSTELLVRKLPFQRLVREIAQDFKTDLRFQSSAVMALQEASEAYLVGLFEDTNLCAIHAKRVTIMPKDIQLARRIRGERA; this is translated from the coding sequence ATGGCTCGTACTAAGCAAACCGCCCGGAAATCTACCGGAGGCAAAGCTCCCAGAAAGCAGCTTGCTACTAAAGCAGCTCGGAAAAGTGCCCCTGCTACCGGCGGCGTGAAGAAGCCTCACCGTTACCGGCCCGGCACCGTGGCGCTGCGGGAGATCCGGCGCTACCAGAAGTCCACCGAGCTCCTTGTTCGGAAACTGCCCTTCCAGCGGCTGGTGCGCGAGATCGCGCAGGACTTCAAGACCGACCTGCGCTTCCAGAGCTCGGCAGTCATGGCCTTGCAGGAGGCCAGCGAAGCCTACCTGGTCGGGCTGTTTGAGGACACGAATCTCTGCGCCATCCACGCCAAGCGCGTGACCATTATGCCCAAGGACATCCAGCTGGCTCGCCGCATCCGCGGGGAGAGGGCTTAA